A stretch of the Elephas maximus indicus isolate mEleMax1 chromosome 3, mEleMax1 primary haplotype, whole genome shotgun sequence genome encodes the following:
- the TMEM222 gene encoding transmembrane protein 222: MAEAEGSSPLLLPPPPLPPGMAEVEAPTAAETDMKQIRGPGSGAMDVERSRFPYCVVWTPIPVLTWFFPIIGHMGICTSTGVIRDFAGPYFVSEDNMAFGKPAKYWKLDPAQVYASGPNAWDTAVHDASEEYKHRMHNLCCDNCHSHVALALNLMRYNNSTNWNMVTLCFSCLLYGKYVSFGAFVKTWLPFILLLGIILTVSLVLNLR, encoded by the exons ATGGCGGAAGCGGAAGGGAGTTCTCCGCTCCtgttgccgccgccgccgctcccgCCCGGGATGGCGGAAGTGGAGGCGCCGACGGCGGCCGAGACGGACATGAAGCAAATCCGCGGCCCGGGTAGTGGCGCCATGGACGTGGAGCGGAGCCGCTTTCCCTACTGCGTGGTGTGGACTCCCATCCCGGTGCTCAC GTGGTTTTTCCCCATCATTGGCCACATGGGCATCTGCACATCCACAGGAGTCATCCGGGACTTCGCTGGCCCCTACTTTGTCTCG GAAGACAACATGGCCTTTGGAAAACCTGCCAA GTACTGGAAGTTGGACCCAGCTCAGGTATACGCTAGTGGGCCCAATGCGTGGGACACGGCCGTTCATGATGCCTCTGAGGAGTACAAGCACCGCATG CACAATCTCTGCTGTGACAACTGCCACTCACACGTGGCATTGGCCCTGAACCTAATGCGCTACAACAACAGCACCAACTGGAACATGGTGACACTCTGCTTCTCCTGCCTGCTCTATGGGAAGTATGTCAG ctttggggccTTCGTGAAGACCTGGCTGCCCTTCATCCTCCTCCTGGGCATCATCCTAACCGTCAGCCTAGTCCTTAACCTACGGTGA
- the WDTC1 gene encoding WD and tetratricopeptide repeats protein 1 produces MAKVNITRDIIHRQIKERGALSFERRYHVTDPFIRRLGLEAELQGHSGCVNCLEWNEKGDLLASGSDDQHTIVWDPLHHKKLLSMHTGHTANIFSVKFLPHAGDRILITGAADSKVHVHDLTVKETIHMFGDHTNRVKRIATAPMWPNTFWSAAEDGLIRQYDLRENSKHSEVLIDLTEYCGQLVEAKCLTVNPQDNNCLAVGASGPFVRLYDIRMIHNHRKSMKQSPSAGVHTFCDRQKPLPDGAAQYYVAGHLPVKLPDYNNRLRVLVATYVTFSPNGTELLVNMGGEQVYLFDLTYKQRPYTFLLPRKCHSSGEVQNGKMSTNGVSNGVSNGLHLHSNGFRLPENRGHISPQVELPPYLERVKQQANEAFACQQWTQAIQLYSKAVQKAPHNAMLYGNRAAAYMKRKWDGDHYDALRDCLKAISLNPCHLKAHFRLARCLFELKYVAEALECLDDFKGKFPEQAHSSACDALGRDITAALFSKNDGEEKKGAGGGGPVRLRSTSRKDSISEDEMVLRERSYDYQFRYCGHCNTTTDIKEANFFGSNAQYIISGSDDGSFFIWEKETTNLVRVLQGDESIVNCLQPHPSYCFLATSGIDPVVRLWNPRPESEDLTGRVVEDMEGASQANQRRMNADPLEVMLLNMGYRITGLSSGGAGASDDEDSSEGQVQCRPS; encoded by the exons GGCCACTCAGGATGTGTGAACTGTCTGGAATGGAATGAGAAAGGAGA CTTGTTGGCTTCTGGTTCTGACGACCAGCACACGATTGTGTGGGACCCGCTGCACCACAAGAAGCTGCTCTCCATGCACACGGGACACACTGCAAACATCTTCTCTGTCAAG TTCCTGCCTCACGCTGGGGACCGCATCTTGATCACGGGGGCAGCTGACTCCAAGGTGCATGTCCATGACCTGACAGTAAAGGAGACGATTCACATGTTTGGAGACCACACAAACCGGGTGAAACGCATTGCCACGGCCCCAATGTGGCCCAACACATTTTGGAGTGCCGCTGAGGATGGGCTTATCCG CCAGTATGACCTTCGGGAGAACAGCAAACACTCGGAGGTGCTTATTGACCTGACAGAATACTGTGGCCAGCTTGTGGAGGCCAAATGCCTCACCGTCAACCCCCAGGACAACAACTGCCTGGCAGTAGGGGCCAGTGGGCCCTTCGTGAGGCTGTACGACATTCGCATGATCCATAACCACAG AAAGAGCATGAAGCAGAGCCCTTCAGCAGGTGTGCACACCTTCTGTGACCGGCAGAAGCCCCTTCCGGATGGTGCAGCCCAGTATTACGTAGCAG GTCACCTGCCAGTGAAGCTGCCTGACTACAACAACCGTCTGAGAGTGCTGGTCGCCACCTACGTGACCTTCAGCCCCAATGGCACAGAGCTGCTGGTCAACATGGGAGGGGAGCAG GTCTATTTGTTTGACCTGACGTATAAGCAGCGGCCATACACCTTCCTCTTGCCTAGAAAATGCCACTCGTCAGGGG AAGTCCAGAATGGCAAAATGTCTACCAACGGTGTATCCAATGGTGTGTCCAATGGCCTGCACCTTCACAGCAATGGCTTCCGGCTTCCGGAAAATAGAGGACATATCAG cccccaggTAGAGCTGCCTCCATATCTGGAGCGTGTGAAACAGCAAGCCAATGAGGCTTTTGCTTGCCAGCAGTGGACCCAGGCAATTCAGCTTTACAGCAAGGCTGTGCAGAAGGCCCCTCACAACGCCATGCTCTACGGGAACCGAGCTGCTGCCTACATGAAACGCAAGTG GGATGGTGACCACTACGACGCTCTGAGGGACTGCCTCAAGGCCATCTCCCTAAACCCGTGCCATCTGAAGGCACATTTCCGCCTGGCCCGCTGCCTCTTTGAGCTCAAGTATGTGGCTGAGGCCCTGGAGTGCCTGGACGACTTCAAAGGGAAGTTCCCGGAGCAGGCCCACAGCAGTGCTTGTGATGCACTGGGCCGCGACATCACGGCTGCCCTCTTCTCCAAAAATGATGGTG AAGAGAAGAAgggagctggtggtggtggcccgGTCCGCCTCCGCAGCACAAGCCGCAAGGACTCCATCTCAGAGGATGAAATGGTGCTGCGGGAGCGCAGCTACGACTATCAGTTCCGCtactgtggccactgcaacaccACCACGGACATCAAGGAGGCCAATTTCTTTGGCAG CAACGCTCAGTACATCATCAGTGGCTCTGACGATGGCTCCTTCTTCATCTGGGAAAAAGAGACCACCAACCTGGTCCGCGTGCTTCAGGGAGATGAATCCATTGTCAACTGCCTGCAGCCACACCCCAGCTACTGCTTCCTGGCCACCAGCGGCATTGACCCTGTCGTGCGGCTCTGGAATCCCCGGCCAGAG AGTGAAGACCTTACAGGCCGAGTTGTGGAGGACATGGAGGGTGCTTCGCAGGCCAACCAGCGGCGCATGAATGCGGACCCCCTGGAGGTGATGCTGCTCAACATGGGCTACCGGATCACAGGCCTGAGCAGTGGGGGTGCTGGGGCCTCTGACGATGAGGACAGCTCCGAGGGCCAGGTGCAGTGCCGGCCCAGCTAG